The segment CCGGGGTCGATGACCACGCCGTTGCCGATGACGCAGGCCTTGCCGTGGAGGATGCCCGAGGGGATGAGGTGCAGTCGGTAGGTCGTGCCTTTGGCCACTACCGTGTGCCCGGCGTTGGGCCCCCCCTGATAACGGACAACCATATCGGCTGTTTCGGCCAAGACATCGGTGACCTTGCCCTTGCCTTCATCGCCCCATTGGGTACCGACAATTACCACGCCAGGCATGATGCGCGCCTCATTTCCCGGGCAATAATGCCGTCCCGGGAGGGACAGCCTGCCCTTGTATACTTGAAAAATGCCTGCCCGGAGACAGGCCTCGGCACCGGCCCGCCGGGGATGGCGCGGGGCGCTTCCCGTCGGGCCGTGCCCATGATAGCAAAGGGAATTTCCTGGGTCAAAAGGCTAATGCCTCATCGGTGAAACCCGGCTCTTCTTCCTCCGGGGTTGTTTCGGTGAAACGGCCCACATCCTTGCGGAAGGCCAGCTTGATGGTGCCGGTGGGGCCGTTCCGCTGCTTGGCCAGGATGAGGTCCACCACCATGGATTCATCTTTATTCTCCGGGTCTTGGTAAAGGAACATGACCACATCGGCATCCTGCTCGATGGCGCCCGACTCCCGCAGGTCCGACAACTGGGGGCGCTTGCGCTCCCGCTGCTCCACGGCCCGGCTCAATTGGGACAAGGCCACCACGGGCACCCGCAGCTCCCGGGCCAGGGCCTTCAGGGAGCGGGAGATCTCCGAAATCTCCTGCTGGCGGTTTTCGGCCCGGCCCTTGGCATGCATCAACTGGAGGTAGTCCACGACGATCATGCCTACGTCGTATTCGGCCTTCATGCGCCGGGCCTTGGCCCGCAGCTCCATGATGGAGATGTTGGGGGTGTCGTCGATGAGGATGGGCATGCCCGACAGGCGGCCGGCGGCCTCGGTCAGGCGGGTGAAGTCCCGGTCGTTGAAATAGCCGGTGCGCAGCCGGTGCATGTCCACCCACGACTCGGAGGCCAGCAGGCGCATGGCCAGCTGCTCCGCCGACATCTCCAGGGAGAAGAATCCTACGGGCACCTGCTTGGCGGCGGCGTGGCAGGTGATGTTCAAGGCCAAGGTGGTCTTGCCAACCGAGGGCCGGGCGGCGATGATGATCAACTCCGACGGATGGAGGCCCGAGGTCA is part of the Sphingobacteriaceae bacterium genome and harbors:
- a CDS encoding adenylosuccinate synthetase, coding for MPGVVIVGTQWGDEGKGKVTDVLAETADMVVRYQGGPNAGHTVVAKGTTYRLHLIPSGILHGKACVIGNGVVIDPG
- the dnaB gene encoding replicative DNA helicase; the protein is MNTSPDRVPPQSLEAEQSVLGAMLISREAVPLVTEILRPEDFYRDAHRIIYEAMLELADQAEAIDTVTVSERLRARRDLERVGGVSYLTSLAHSVPTAANVEHYARLVEEKSLLRRLIRAAGEISEDGYRQEEDVDVILDRSEQRIFNLAHGRRIQGYRSLSDIMLLTFEHLEELFANKGQVIGISTGFERLDEMTSGLHPSELIIIAARPSVGKTTLALNITCHAAAKQVPVGFFSLEMSAEQLAMRLLASESWVDMHRLRTGYFNDRDFTRLTEAAGRLSGMPILIDDTPNISIMELRAKARRMKAEYDVGMIVVDYLQLMHAKGRAENRQQEISEISRSLKALARELRVPVVALSQLSRAVEQRERKRPQLSDLRESGAIEQDADVVMFLYQDPENKDESMVVDLILAKQRNGPTGTIKLAFRKDVGRFTETTPEEEEPGFTDEALAF